In the genome of Eschrichtius robustus isolate mEscRob2 chromosome 2, mEscRob2.pri, whole genome shotgun sequence, the window atcAGGATCTTGGGGAAAGAGGTTGGGGCATGCATATTCTAAATCAATCCTCTGATCTAGTCCTTCTGTTGAGGCACTTGTAAACTTCCAGCAATCCTCTGCTTTACAAAATCACTCAACTCTGTCAGAGATTTCAGCACTGAAGTTGCAAGCACTTTAGCTCTAGTCACgttattgttctttttctgaTCCGTAGTCAGACACGTTATCCACTGTGCAACTGGCCCCCACCCTGTTCTTTTTGGACTCATTTACTCATTTCGATTCATTATTAATTTccaattcattcaataaaaataacaattgatGAAAAAATCAAATATCAGTAAACATGTTTCAAtctgagaaggcttcctggaggaggtgacattccaAATAGAGTTCTTTTTTATGCACAAGGGACGGGGGAAAGATTGGGGAAGAATGTGCATGAGAGGAATAACGTTAGCAAAATCCACAGGCAACAGGGACCATGGGTTACAGAAAATGAAGAGAGCCGAAGTTAGACAAGGTGATGGGGCCAAATTATACAAGCTTTGTAGCCCATGTTAAGAAATTGGGAGAGCATGCTAAGGCCAGTAAATGGACTTTAAACAGGGGACTGATGTGATCTGAATTGTGTTATAGAAGCATCATTCTGGCTGCCTTGTAGAGGATGAATTGGAGGGGAGAACCTGAAGGTGGGCACACCAGAGAGGAGGCTGGTGGAATGGTCTGATCAGGGCAGAAGACAGTTGGGGTAGTGGAAAGGAGTTATAAGTGATAGCCTGATGTCTGACTTGGGCAACTGAATGGATGAACACGGGGCCGGACGGGATGGTGGTGGAAGACCACAGAAGAATTGGGTACAGCTGAGATTACCGAACAGGTATCCGAAGATTTGTAAACCCAGCCTCTGGAGTTCCACCTGCCCCTTCGCCTCCCCAACCTCTGCAAAAAGGTGTTAAGCGCTTTTCCTAAGACGTCAGGCCCACCTCCGGGACTCGAGGGGTCGCTGCAGCCGCCACAGCCCCTCTAGGCTCGCCCCAGTCCACTCACTGGGCTAGGCGGCCGCTCCATCCGCAGGAGGAGTGCGCGTGCGCTGCTGGCCGGCAGGGGGCGCGCGTGCGCAGACGGGGCCGGGAGGGGGGGGTTGgggcgcgcgtgcgcgcgcggaGGCCGGCACCGGAAGTGTGTGGTTGCCATGTAATATCCTGGCCGCGCGGGCGCGCGAGGGGTTGAGGCGGCGCCGGGGCGGGCGCGGAGCTGGCTGGAGGGCGGCGGAGGCGGTGCCGTAGGGGCCCGCTGAGGCGCGCGGGGGGTTGGCGGCGCCCGGAAGCCTGTCGCTTGTGCGGTCCCTCCGGTTCGTTGGGTCCGCGCGGGAGGCCCGACGGCGGGAGGCAGCATGTCGGTAGCGGGGCTGAAGAAGCAGTTCTACAAGGCGAGCCAGGTGAGCGGAGGCCGAGGCGGGGGGCGAGCTCCGGGCCACAGGCTGCTCGGAGGggggccaggccaggccctggCTCGGGAGGGAGCCGTGGGTACTGAGGGGGCGGCGTTGGCACTCGTCCCCCGCCGGGTGGGGACAGCCTAGGAGGGGCGGGAGTCTGCGTGCGAGGTGGCCCGGACCCTGCCCGCCATGTGGGCTCCAGTCTTCTCGAGAGGGGTGGGCAGACGCTTTAGAGGCGCGGAGGTGCACCCAGAGATTGGCCCCGGACGTGGACCCCTCTCCTCCCGTCCTTCCCTCTAaaagggcgggcgggcggggggtgggggggggcagggagagaaggggaagaagcAGTCCCGAGCTTGTCGACACAGGACTCTTGCTAGAGAGCCCAGAATCAGGGAAATTTTGTGTCtagaacaattctttttttttttttttttaaagacagcaaaCGAAAAAATCTTTTCAGTGGGCCGGGTACAAAGTTGAAAGGGTAGAGTGAAAAGTCAGTTTCCCACTTCAGTCCCTCAGGCATCCAGTCCCTCTCCCCAGAGACAAGGACTGTCACCAATTACCAAAGAGAAGGGTATGCCTCTCCTTTAAAAACACACACGTAGCAGTAACATCGTTTACACAGAACCGTGTAATTGATGTTTTTCATTAAATGTGTCTCGGAGATCGCACTAGAGCCAGAATTCTCCACCTTGGGTCATTCTCTGTTGTGGtggccctcctgggcactgtggggcgttgagcagcatccctggcccctaCCCAGTCGATACCAGGAGCTCCCCCCACCGACCACGGATGTCTTCGGATGCTGCTAATGTCCTTAGGGGAaccccccctgccctccccctccccctcccccagagctACTCCTGGAGCCTCTTGGATCTTTTTAATGGGTATGTGGCATTCCATTCCATGGAAGTctgtcataatttatttaattagttgtccatcgatggacgtttaggttgtttccagtagTTTTCTGCTGCAAACGATACTATCGTGAATAGCCAGTGAATATCTCTGCTCACAGGTGGGATTGGATTTACAGGATaagttcccagaagtggaatgcaGAATCCAAGAATATAAGTGTTCTACTTTGACAGATAGAATAGGTGTTTTGGAAAGTCCAGGCCCCATTGCTCACGAGTCTGGTGAAAGCTGAGTGGATCCACTCTTCAGAAAACTGGGCAAATGCAAAATTCAGCTTATAATTTCAGATCCAAGAAGTCCCAGATCCCTTGATCCTATGAGAACCTTGGGTCTGGAGTTTGTGTGGATAGACTCCAGGAAGGAACGAGCAACAGTCATAGGAGTTGTTTGGCCCGTGCTGGCAAACCAGACTCTGCCCACAATTTGGAGAGGTCcagtgggagggaagagagatgagTCCCCAGTAATACACAGCTGGGACCTTTTGCCCCTTGAGGGGGAAAACTAATGACCCTAGTAGTTGTCCAGGGCTAAAGATATTTGGGGTCTATCTCTAGACTCCAGGCTAAACCCTGGAGGAAGAGAGGTTTAATCCAGAGGGATTCTAGGATTGTTGCTGAGAGTACAGCCCTTTGCCCCAGCAGGATGGAATTAAGTGACCTGGCCCTGGGTTAGACCTTGCCCAGTAGGCCTCAGACCCCACCCCCGCACACTTGACCAGAGCACCTTGGAGTGCTGCTTACTATCTTGGGCCCTGATGTAGCCCCTCTCGCAGGAACTATGGGTCTCGGAAGAATTCCTGGGCCACTTTGTTCCTTCATATAGACAGGTCTCTGGAAGcccaccccaccccgaccccagccATGAGGGCCCATGCTGGTGGCCCATGCTGTCCCCAGCAGACACGCTGTGCCGGAGGAACTAGCTGGGCCTCTCAGGCCATCCACCAGAGCCTTTCTTCTTGGGGAAAGAAGGATGGCCTGCATTCAGACCTGTGGGGAGTGCTTGGAAATCCGGAAAGCTCAGAGCAGTGCAAGCTGGTGGTGCAGATCAAGTTATCATCTTGATATTCTGAGGCCCAGTCCCAAAGAATTGCTGCGACACATCCTCCTCTGAGAGCCGTTGTCTTGGCCTCCTGACCGATTCCGTGTTGAGTTGTGCTCTCAAGAATCACCCTGGCTGTATTCCATTCCCTTCTGCAATAGTTTCCATAGACCTCCGCTGTTTATCTGGATGTGTCCACctctttgtgtgtttcttttctttttttttttataaatttatttatttggcagcgttgggtcttcgttgctgtgcgtgggctttctctagttgcggtgagcaggggctactctgttgcagtgcacaggcttctcattgcggtggcttctcttgttgcggagcacgggctctaggcgtgcgggcctcagtagctgaggctcacaggctctagagcacagcctcagtagttgtggcacatgggcttaattgctccgcggcatgtgggatcttcccggaccagggctcgaacccgtgtcccctgcattggcaggcggattcttaaccgctttgccaccagggaagccctgtgtttcttttcttgatCTTAGGAACACCTCTTTCAATTAGGGTCGTCTGTGTCAGGTAATATTCTTGTTAAGTCGTAATAATATATATTGAGTTTTCACTGCGTGAACAGGTGATATGCTTTAAACCAGTCGGTCTCAATTGGTCTCATTTATCTGGCCTAAGGGTAAACGCTGTCCCCTTTTTACACAAAAGGATTTGGGGGCATTTGTCTTCCTGTAGGACAGTAGTTCTCAGCCAGGGCCAGTTCTACCCTCCAGAGGAcattggcaatgtctggaggcattttGGGTTGTCACAACTCGGTGGTAATTAATTATATTACAGCTCACTGGGCGGCCCCGCACAACCAAGAGTCACCCGGCTCCGACGTCAacggtgctgaggttgagaaatacTGTTTTATGGTTTGAGAAAAGTGAGGATAATTTTACCCAaacagaagaacaacaaaaaatcctTCCTGGGCATTCTTCTGGCAGCTGCCTGCTTTTCCTAATTCTTGAAATGCAGATAACCACATATACGCAGATGGACACGTGCGTAAAACTCAGCATCCAGACACCAAGTCTCCCCCTCCCAAGTCCTCAGGAGAACCCCAGAGTGTCTTTTGGCATCTGGCATTTTTAAGAAGGTACAGGCTTGCATTGGTGCCTCTCAGTTAGGGGCGACtaaccctcccctctcccctctcctgccctGTGCACCGcccaagggacatttggcaacgtcTGAGACAGTGTCACGCCTTGGGGAGAGGGTGCTACTGGCACCGAGTAGGTAATGGCTGGGGATGGTTGTTAAGCATCCTACAACATACAGGACAGCCTTctacacaacaaagaattatctggccccgcTTGAGAGGAGCGCCAACGTTTCTGTAGCAAGAAACCCTACTTTGAAACGGGTTCTTGATTTCCAAGGCTTGTAAGAGCGTCATTTCTGAATTGAGAAATAGAAGCCAGGTGGATGTGTGAGAGAGAGCTGGGAATAGAGAAGCTGGGTTTCTCGAAGGTGAGGCTGTGATGTTAATGAAAAGTTTCTACCTCCTTGGTGACCCTGGTAACAAATCAGGTCCCGGTGTCTGGCAGTATACTGGCAAATTCCACGCCAGTTCATCTCTGGTGAAAACTTTCAGGTCTCAAATAAAATCGGTTTGAGCTTGAGCGGGAAGTTTGTGAGTTTTTACTTCTTAACAGGAACTGGTCACCTGAGCTGAGGAAAGTTGAATGTATGGAGTGAAGCAGCCAAAGAAACGGGCGTCTGTCTCGGGCCCGTGGTTTTGGTCCCCTCTGGCCTCGCTGTGTAATGCCACTCAATAGCCCTCTGGTACTCGTGCACACCTAGAATCCGGGGAGATGCTTTTATGAGTCTTTCTGGGGAACTGAGGTGGGTAAAGGAACCCAGTAGCGAGATCTAGGCTCAAAAGTTCACTTGTCATTGTGGTGTGTTTGGGTGACATTAATTTCCAGGCCTAACCTTCTAACTGGTTTCCTGATAATTCTTGTGGCTGGGCTGTGTGGAGATGTGAGAGTGTAACTAGGGATAGAGCTGGCAGCTGCCTGGAATGctggcctgatttttttttttttttttttttttttgcctgaaaggagggagagaatttAAACTGAAAGATTGGTTCCGTCCGAGCTAGGAGGGAAATTCATGACCGTCATATCCCGTAGCTTTGACGTTTGTTGGATACTCGCTAGGCTCCGGGTTTGTGTCTAGGAGGAAAGATCGAGCTTCCTGGGAAAGGCATGGGGTGGGGGTATGACGGGGGGCCCAGGACCCTAACGTGTTGGAGTAAGCAGTAGCTGGGGGAATGTCTGACGTCCCCAGACACTGCCtgctctgactttttttttttttttttttttggctgcatcaggtcttagttgcggcacacggggtcTTCGTTGAGGGGTGCAGGATCTTTCACTGCGGCacgggctcctctctagttgtggcatgcgggttttctctctctagttgtggcatgtgggctctgtagtcgtggcacatgggctcagtagttctggcgcacaGGCTTGGTTGTCCCGCGGCatgtcttagttccccgaccagggatcgaacccgtgtcccctgcattggaaggcggattctttaccactagaccaccagggaagtctctctgaCCTATTTTTTAAGCTTCATTTTATGGAATCATGCTTTTGATTTCCCAGCAAAGTTCTTGGCCTGCTAAGTAGTGGACATGGAGTGATCTTAGGATACAAAAATCTGGAATTTGTAACCCCTTAGTCTCAGCACGAATCAAAGTGTGGAACCTGTGAGCCGGGAGCGACAGGTGTCAGGcgaggtctgggggtgggggtggtcccTGGCCCAGACCCTTGAGCTGAGCAGCTGCAGGCTAACCTCTGGAGGACCTTCTGCCTCAGGACAGCAGACCTGGGAAGGGCCTTTGGCCATTGCCATGTCCACGTGCGATGGGAACTGGGTTAAGTCCACTCTTACAGGACTCATTCTGCTGACTCATTCTGTAGGAAGACCCTTGACCTAGCAGTGTCCCTGCAGGACCCTGGACGGAGATGATCCTGTCCTGCTCCATCAGTATTCCGTCCCCagcttgctgggtggagtaaccAGCCCTGTGTTTTAGGCTGCGCCGTGGAGCTACAGAAGAGATTTGAGACTGCCCTTCCCAAAAGGAGCCAAGGGGCCTCTTTAAACTCCACCACTTCCCAGGCCCGTCTGTAAAACCAGGTTAACCCGACCTCCTGGGCAGGACCCGCTGTTCGCAATCAGGGAGGCGCCCTGTACCCAAGCAGCATCCTGCATACTCTTGTTATTAACAATACCAGGACCAAGGGGTCATCATATTCTGTTTCTGCTGCCCATGACTGCGGTACATCAGACCTAAAGTTCACCTCTGACTCAGAGTCCTGTGTGTAGTAAAGAGCAGTTTATCAAAGAGGGCCCGTGGGAGCTAATCGCCCTGCTTATCTGGGTATGTTTTGAGGCAAAGCTGTAGGATACTTAATTTTATTCCGTGTGCCACTTAATAACAGCCTGTGAGGTTAGGGGTTCCACAGtgtctgtctgtttgttttcagAAATTGGAGGCTGTCACAGTTTTGCGACCCCAGAACTGTCACTGACTTAGCAAGTGAACTAAGGAAATGGTGCTATTtacccacccaccacccaccacCCATCCACCCAGCCTCCCTCCGGAGCCAACATCCAAGCAAGCGCTTAGTGCCTTTGGGGGCCTGAGCTCTCCGCCCGCCCGTCAGGTGTCCATCTGCGCATCTCTTTGCTTCTTTCCTCAGAGGACAAACTGACAGTCTTTGACCGGGCCCCTCAGGCCTGCCATTTGCCTCTGGTGTGCGTGTCCCATGGCCTTTGACCCTGGGGTGTGGGCCACAGTTAGCTCTGCCCTGGTCTCTGTCTCAGCCCTCTCCTCTTTGTTGCCAGTATTTTGAAACGGATCCAATCTGGGGAAAGTTAGTTTTTAATTTGGGGCGTGCAGCCAACTTCCTCCATAGGATTTCAGAGGCATCTGCACATTTTGACACTGCAGGGCTGCCGTTGGCCGTGGAGTGGCAGAGGAAAGTCAGATTGTCTTCTATTTCTGGTTTTCGAGGTcacggcggggggtggggtgaggtttCCGAGGTTTAAGGAGGGTTTGATGCTGGAGCCTTCCAGCCACTGGAGGGGTGAGCAGGCCCGTTGAGGCATCTTTACCCCCTGTGCTCAAACCCTCCTGGCTTTTAAGTGCCCGGGGAAGTGTCGGGCGattttttctggttcttttttaaagctgTCCCTGGAAAGCTGAGGAAGGATATATCAGACTGTGGAGCAGCCGgttcctctcttctcccctcctctctgcaaccccctccttcctcctcctcttgtccttctttctcttctcctcccccccacccaaaCTTTttctctccccgccccctccccagggctggATTTGCATCCACTTCTCTCGAGCACTGCAGTTTGGGTCCGATTCTGCTCATTTCCTGTTAAGCAGTAACCAGGGCTCCACAAACTCAGGCTCCCAGAGGATGGCCTCGTCTTCCTTTTCCACTCAGCTCCTAGAAAAACCTGCTGACTGGGCCCGAGAGGGGGGTCACGCGGAGACTCCCAACCACAGCAGGAAAACAGACGTGCGATTTCCTCTGAAGGACCTGACTCAGCATCAGCCGTGGCCGCCCTGGGAAGAGCTGCTGCCTGGATGCTCAGATTTCCACACCTGGGCATTAAACCCCTCCAGCGGTACCACGCCCGCCGGGCTGTCACGGCCCAGGCCCAGTGACGtgagctgccccccaccccgccctccagGAGGGGGTGGGCCGTGAGGAGGACAGTGGGTCGCTGTCCCAGGAACTCAGTAAAGGTCAGCTGGACGGAGTTTGCCCCGCATCGTAGGTCATGAGAGCTCAAAAGTGGCGCGGCCGTGTGGGCGCAACTAGAGAAGTCAGGGCTGGGGTCTGCTGAGGGGAGCGTCCCCCACCGACCTGGGGTGCAGTTCCAGCTCCAACCTGGCATTCAGGACCTTCCGGAGCCCCCGCCCCGGTCCCGGCTTTcaatcccaccctccccctcGCAGCCAGCACGCTCCAGTCCAACAGGTCTGCTCGGGCTCgtaccttccctcctccttccccaccccagcccggGTCTCCCTGTCCACTTCCTGTTTGCCCTCAGAGCCCTGCATGTATCTTCCTGTATCCTTGCCATCTCCTgggttccccccccccaaaatatttctccaccctccctggTGGTCTCCTGCCCACGTGCCACACACCCAGCACATCCTCACACCCAGTGCGCTTTTCTTCTCATTGGGTGTGAGCTCCTGAGGGAGCAGGCTGCCTGGCGGCTGGTGACAGGCCCAGGTCCCCACGGGTTGTGGCTTGCTGGCCAAGTCGTCAGAAATGGTGGACTCCTTCTCAGAGCAGGAATGGGGCTGTCCGGTGCCAGTGACGGTGCCCATGCGAAGCCAGGTGGCTGGCAGGGCCGTGGAGGCCTCGGTCAGGAACAGGTCCGACTGGTTTAAAGAATAAGAAATCAAAGCTCAGAGGTTGTTCCCTTTGGCTTAGGATCTGTCTTGAGGGCTGCAGGCCGAGGGGCCGGTGCATGACTGGCCCAGAGGGGCCCGACCTCTGTCACGGGCAGTCTCTGTCATTTCAACCCCACAGCCAGGCCTGAACTTAACTGGAGGTGCCCAGCCTGCTGGGAAAAGGAGTTCCCTGGCTCCACTTTCCCCAGGCCCCACCACTCTGGCCTCAGAAGCCTGCTCTCTGcccctggacttctgacctcttaGACATGACCGGCGTTAGCCCGGGTCCTGTGTGCAGCCCCTCCCTGGCTTCCACACCTGGCCgcccttctgcctcttctccTGTGTCCTGAGTCAGCTGGCCGGCTCTCTCACCCCCTCCTCCGCTTTGccccattggttccccctgtgGACTTGCCACCCTGCCTCTGGGCCTTCTCCCTCCAGGAcctgagggacctccctggcaccCACCACCGCTCGTGCACATGTCCTCCAGATCTTCGTCCCCAGTCATGGCACTCCCAACCACCCTCTAGATGGTGGTCCCTGCCCGTCTGGCTGGTACTGGAAATGCAACAAGCTCGTAGGCCCAGTGCACCTGAGGCCAGCCTCCTCACCTGCGGGCCCTAACCTTCCCTGTCCTCgccctgaggcccagggagccCCGCCACCTTCCCCGAGGTGCTGTGTCCATCACACCAGCTCCTGGGCCTGCAGTAAATACCTGGAACCAACCACCTAGCCTGTGGCTTGAATCAATTAGTTAACTTGACTTTCAAATAgactcactttttaaatttattttaaaagggatcTTGATGTTGTTTCTTCCTCTAAATCATAGTAACTCGATCACCAGAAACAAAGCAATGTAATTGATTCCTCCTGGATTCCTTACCTCGGAGGCTGGGGTCTGGTCCCTCTTATTAAAAAGTTGCTGAAACAGTAAGTGcccaccaggacttccctggcggtccagtggttaggactctgcactttcactgcaggggggcatgggttcgatccctgctcggggaactaagatcccacatgccacgtggcacggccaaaaaattaaaaagccaaaaaaatattaaaaagaaaaaaagtgcccACCAGAAAGTTTTTCCTTGCCAGAACGAGGGGTACTGAAAGAGCGTCGCGGTGGGAATAACCTTCTCACTTGTCCCTGTGTTACCTCTTCTCTTGgcacccctttccctgcccctcATCGTCTTCCCGTGGAGCCAGGAAATCCTGCAGACTTGAATTAAGGCTCAGAAGAGAGAGCTCTGGGGTGAGGGTGCATTTCCCAAGTGTCTGGGGAGAGGCCCGACAGTAAGTGGCACCGTTCAGTCTGTGTGTTTAGTCCCCCGACACCACCTTGGCCGATAATTCCGATGTCTTTGGCCAGCACACCTCAATCCAGTCCCACTTTGTCTAAAGCGGAGCAGCTGACTGATGGTTTTTCCTCTGTTGTTTTGGGTCTCGGCCCCAGGAGTGAGCGGAGACTTAGGACGCCCCTCGGGAAGGAAACTGGGAACTTTCTCACTCCCAAGGCCCCCTCCTCGTCTCCTGCCAGCTGCCTCCCCAGGATGAGGCCCCTCGGCTGCCTCTGGGCAGGCACGCAGGCAGGCACGCAGGTGTCCATCAGCTTGATGGCCTCAGGTCGTCAGAGCCGTGATTGTCTTGAGTGATTGAAGTCAGGCGAGCAGCCCTGGCCCTTCAGGGTCAGTCTTTGTCCAGAAGAGGGCAGCGAGGGCACGGGGACAAGGGCGGGATATCTccgtcccctaaccctaacctcctgGCCTAGGGTTGTCCTTTATCTCCTCTCCCTGGAGTGTTTCCTCCAAGGTTGAGAATCCTTGCTGTCCCGCCAAGTCAGCATTTCACCCTTGAGGAGTCTTGGAGCTGCTGAAGCTCCCCACTGATTGCCCCGATACAGTTGTGTGTGCTGCCCTCAGAGTTGGCTCTGAGGTTCGTCTTTTGCCCCCAGCCTTGATACGTTTACTTCACGGCTGAGAAGCCTTAGGTGTTTCTCCCGGGCTCTCTGGGAAGTTCCGCATCACCATTCCTTTCCCACCAGTGGACTCAAGAGTAGATGAGCGCTCTCTCCGCTTTGCTTCAGAGCACCCCATGCCCTTGGCCTCGGCCCAGGGTGGGCAGGAGGCACCAGTCGGCCAAGTCCCTCTGCCGCCTCCAGACTGCCAGGTTTGGGAGGCTTCTGTGGGAAGTTGTGCAGACGGGGGCTCACTGGGGACCCGGGAGTCCGGGTGTGCTGGTtccggggagtggggaggaggaccTTTTGCCTGGTCTCAGTCCAGGCATCCGCTCAGCTCTCAGCAGAACCTGGAGGAGAGTCCACCGCCGTCCAGGGGAGTTTGCACTCAGCTAGTTCCCTGCACCAGGCAGTGCCAGTGCGTCGTAAAGGGCACGTCCCTTTTCAGGCACTTGAGTTTGTGTTAAAATGTCTCagctgtaggacttccctggtggcgcagtggttgagagtccgcctgccaatgcaggggacacgggttcaagccctggtctgggaagatcccacatgccatggagcggctgggcccgtgtgctgcaactgctgaagcccgcacacctggagcccgtgctccgcaacggggagaggccaccacaatgagaagcccacacaccgcaacgaagacccaacgcagccaaaaataaataaataaataaattaaaaaaaaaaaatgtctcagcTGTAGAGAGAGAGGTGAAGAATGGCCAGCCGATAGCCAGGCGCCCACAGGCGCTTGAGTAAACACGAGCGGCACAGTTAGAGTCGAGGGCCCCTCCCTGATACGTCACTGCACACGAATCTACCGCTAAAAAGTCTGCAGCTTTGTTTTGCAAGTTTACACCTCCTGAAAATGGTGTCACACGGCAGCTTTTTTGGCCTGCTCTTTTCACTCAGCACTGCTGGGGCGCTTCGTCCACACTGAGCGTGTGGCTTGAGTTTTTTGCTTCCACAGCTCCCTGCTGTCCTTTGTGTGCCGACAGCGACTTGTCCTCCCTCCGCTGGCAGTGGGCATTTAGGACGTTGCCGCGTTTTTGCTCTCGGCGTCGCAGTGAGCAGTCACATGGATGTCCCCGCAGGCAAGGTCCAAGTGCTTCTCTAGACTCCTGCCCATTTAATATGACCATGTAAGGTTTTCAGTAGGACCAGCCTGGAGAACACCACCACCTCTTCTGTTCGCATGACCCGAGGTCTTGATCAAAGCTGCTGGGGGTCCTGCGTCGGGGCCCTTGTCAGGGGTGACCTATCTGCTAGGCTCCATGGTACCGCCTGAGCCAGGAAGCTGGGTGCGTGGGGCAGGGGCTCCCCAGGCACAGGGTCGGCTTGGTGGGGGCACAAGCCAGGGGGAGACCCAGGGAGGCCCACCTGATGAAACTGGGCCCACCTGGTCAACCAGGGCGAGCGCTTCCACCTCCTGGTCGGTGCCTCTGTTTAAAGAAACCTTATTTAATATGCATTACTGATTCATTAGCATTGGATGCGCAGCCAGCAGCACCTGAACTCACCATTGGTCCATCCTCATTGTTGGCAGGTTTGTGTTTGCAGTTTCACCCTACTTGACGAAATGTGTTTGTAACCGCCCCCAATCAGTACTTGGGGCACTTTCGCAGGTATTCGTGAACATGCCCAGAGTGACAAAAATCTTTGAGTCTCCCAACACGCTCATTCCCACTGAGGCAGAACAAGACTGTAAACCAACATACTTTCCACGGCTTGTTTAGTGACGTGTGTTTGTACCTACGTGCTTCTTGCGGGTGTTTTCGCTCTTGGTCCCAAGCGTGGAACTGAAGTGCTGGCTAGTGTCCCAGGCACAGGAAGGCTGTGACGTGCTCACAGAGCACGTGTGAGATGAGCTCCACTCAGGCGAGATCAGGTGCTGCTGGCCGTGCGTCCAGTGCTAATGAATCAGCAGTGTATATTaaatcagttttctttctttttttaaaaaaaaatatttatttatttatttatttggctgcaccggatcttagttgcggcacgcaggatctttagttgcggcatgtgggctcttagttgtggcatgcatgtgggatctagttccctgaccagagatcgaacccaggccccctgcattgggagcttggagtcttaaccactgtgccaccagggaagtccctaaataaggtttctttaaacagaaacacacgtaACATGAAGTTACAGGTGATgagttgtgaccagaggctcacaggagccTAACCCCTGCGTGTCCCCAGAGCAGTGGCTCAGTATTTACTAG includes:
- the LOC137759081 gene encoding uncharacterized protein, producing MLPPAVGPPARTQRTGGTAQATGFRAPPTPRAPQRAPTAPPPPPSSQLRARPGAASTPRAPARPGYYMATTHFRCRPPRAHARPNPPLPAPSAHARPLPASSARALLLRMERPPSPGACSLPTTGGREEAPPTAGISIGGPWEQWKPRLSRGCSLSSPLPEEDRHVTRHHPIRAWAAGVAAVPAKYERGGRGSSGAGGRASSSGPLSGARASAA